The following proteins come from a genomic window of Frankia casuarinae:
- a CDS encoding response regulator transcription factor — protein MRVLVVDDDAAVRESLERSLRFEGYEVATAVDGADALDVIGRERPDIVVLDVMMPRVDGLETCRRLRAQGDDVPVLMLTARDGLADRVSGLDVGADDYLVKPFALEELFARLRALIRRAALAARVRAAGSRGIPDSTLRYGGVCLDQVSRQVTRGDRELILTKTEFELLELFLAHPRQVLSRSMIMERVWGYDFGPTSNSLEVFVSYLRRKLEANGEPRLLHTVRGVGYVLREPSGDRA, from the coding sequence GTGCGGGTACTGGTGGTGGACGACGACGCGGCTGTCCGGGAGTCCCTGGAACGCTCACTGCGGTTCGAGGGGTACGAGGTGGCCACGGCGGTGGACGGGGCGGACGCGCTCGATGTCATCGGCCGCGAGCGGCCGGACATCGTCGTGCTGGACGTGATGATGCCCCGGGTGGACGGGCTGGAGACCTGCCGTCGGCTGCGGGCCCAGGGCGACGACGTCCCGGTGCTCATGCTGACCGCTCGGGACGGCTTGGCCGACCGGGTCAGCGGCTTGGACGTCGGTGCCGACGACTACCTGGTCAAACCGTTCGCCCTGGAGGAGCTGTTCGCCCGGTTGCGGGCACTGATCCGCCGGGCGGCGTTGGCCGCGCGGGTGCGGGCGGCCGGGTCCAGAGGGATCCCCGACTCGACGCTTCGCTACGGCGGGGTCTGTCTGGATCAGGTCAGCCGCCAGGTGACCCGCGGTGATCGGGAGCTGATTCTGACCAAGACCGAGTTCGAGCTGCTGGAGTTGTTTCTCGCTCATCCGCGTCAGGTGCTCTCCCGCTCCATGATCATGGAGCGGGTTTGGGGGTATGACTTCGGCCCGACGTCGAACTCGCTGGAGGTCTTCGTGAGCTACCTGCGCCGCAAGCTCGAGGCGAACGGCGAGCCCAGGCTGTTGCACACCGTGCGCGGAGTTGGCTACGTGCTGCGTGAGCCGTCGGGGGACCGGGCGTGA